A part of Acidobacteriota bacterium genomic DNA contains:
- a CDS encoding transposase encodes MKRQRRHHLPEEVYDGNNHVVYLTTCTANHGRWLREPDLAAIARDEILMLHGAYPVIGYCIMPDHIHMLLGNAGSKLGSIMNRFKGRTSRRVRGVRRGLEVWQAGYWDHIVRREEGLYKVLQYILLNPVRAELVDDWWDYPWLGAPLLGDVGPDLFDVLSPEDLVWRELLADE; translated from the coding sequence GTGAAACGTCAGCGACGCCACCACCTGCCCGAGGAAGTCTACGACGGCAACAACCACGTGGTGTACCTCACCACCTGCACCGCGAACCATGGCCGATGGCTGCGGGAACCGGACCTCGCGGCCATTGCACGCGACGAGATCTTGATGCTCCACGGCGCATACCCGGTGATCGGCTACTGCATCATGCCCGACCACATTCACATGCTCTTGGGTAACGCGGGTTCGAAGTTGGGATCGATCATGAACAGATTCAAGGGGCGAACCTCGCGTCGGGTCCGTGGCGTGCGACGTGGTCTGGAGGTGTGGCAGGCCGGGTACTGGGACCATATCGTGCGGAGGGAAGAAGGCCTGTACAAGGTACTGCAGTACATTCTGTTGAATCCAGTTCGCGCGGAGTTGGTCGACGATTGGTGGGACTACCCCTGGCTGGGTGCGCCGCTCCTGGGAGATGTCGGACCGGACCTCTTCGATGTTCTTTCGCCGGAGGACCTCGTCTGGCGGGAATTGTTGGCGGACGAGTGA